GATACCATTCCAGCATGATGTTTGGGTAATAGGTCAACCAGATTGCGCCATAGGGCGGCTCTTCGCCACTACGATAACGCAGCACCGCTTCATGCCATTTTTGGTAGGTTGGCGTACCGGGCTTGGCGAGCTTGCGGTTGACGCCGACGACCTGCACACTATACCAATCGCCGAATTCCCATTTCAGGTTGTTGGCATCAACGAAGTTGCCCAAGCCGGGGTGGTACGGCACCACGTGGTAATCCTCGAGATAGACTTCTATAAAGGTCTTCCAATTGAACGCGTACTCCTGCACTTCCACGCGATCAAGCAGGTACCCCGAGAAATCGAAATCCTTCATCACGCCGAGTCCGACAAGGTCCCGACCTATGTTACGGCAGCCCGAAAACAGCAAACCATTCCATCGGGTAAGCGAAGTTTTCGGGAGATCGAGGCAGGGACTGGTGGGGAAATGGGGGGCGCCGAGCAATTGGCCATCCAGCGCGTAAGTCCAGCGGTGTAGGGGGCAGACTAGATTTTTGGCATTGCCGCGGCCTTTAAGTATGATCGATTGACGATGGCGGCAAATGTTACCGATGAGTTCAACGCCGTGCGGGTTGTGAATCAGCGATTTGGCTTCATTCAACCAGTCAAGAACGTAATAATCGCCTACGTTTGGAACCATCAGTTCGTGACCCATGTAGCCGGGCCCGCGTTCGAACAGCACGGCTTCTTCCACTTGCGCTATGCGCGGATCGAAATACCAGCTAACCGGAAGCTGCGACGAGACTGGTGCCGCTACAGATGCCTGAGCCAAATTGGACATCTTTACACCCTCCAAACTATTAAACCCTAAGACCACGGCCGATGGCGCCGGTTGCAGACGCAGGTTACGGAAAACTTCGTAATACGTAGGGGCAAGCTCTTCGAGGTTATCCTTTGATAAGCTCGAGGCGAGCCGCTTGTTCTGCCAAAACCGACCCACTACCGTAAAGTTCGCGCTATTCTAAGCAAACGGGAATAAAGTGCAAGGACTTTTCCAGGGAACCTCCGATTAAGTTCCACACGGTTGCCACGGCGCTTTGTCGTCGATGGGACGCGCGAAGCGAGGCGTAGTCAATGGTTGGACCCTTCACAAGCGGCGCGACAAAACACACAGCCCCGGGAACCGCTTTGCTTTTGGGTTGATGTAAAATGCGGCGTCTGCGGCGCACCCCGGGCTCGGTCTCGCGCAGTGAGGTGGAGAATAGGCACATAAGGCTGCGTTCGATATGCCGAGTTGGTGCTTTGTGCGGCTGCGCCATTCGCGGAGGACTTGATCAGAGGTTTCTTTCGTTGACTGATTGCCTCGCCGTGCGTTATTTTTGCTTTTAACCTGGACTTTTAAAATAATGCCGAAAACCAGACCCCAGACTTTTGAATCTGCGCTTACCGAGCTTGAGAAAATTGTCGCTAGCATGGAAGCGGGCCAGCTGTCGCTTGAGGAGTCATTGGCGGCATATAAGCGCGGCGCGGAATTACTTAAATTTTGCCAAGGCGCGCTGGCGGAAGTGCAGCAGCAGGTGAAGATTCTCGAAGCCGATACTTTGAAAAATTTCTCCGGTGCCGACGATTCCAACGGATGATTTTCAGGAATGGGCGCGCACGCATCAGGCGCGTACGGAATCCACGCTGGGGCGGGTGCTTCCTCCTTCCGACGTCGCTCCAAAGCGTTTGCATCAGGCTATGCGCTACTCCGTGCTGGGGGGCGGGAAAAGAGTACGGCCGCTCCTGGCGTTCGCGGCAGGCGAAGCGGCGCACGCCGACACGGAGAGGGTAGCGATTGCCGCCGCGGCGGTGGAACTCATTCATGTCTATTCGCTGGTGCACGATGATCTGCCGTGTATGGACAACGATGTGTTACGTCGTGGGAAACCCACTTGCCACGTCGAGTATGACCAGGCCACCGCGCTGTTGGTCGGCGACAGCCTGCAAAGCCTTGCGTTCCAGCTGCTTTCCGAATATCGCTTGAGCGACGATCCGGCGCGTCAACTGGAAATGCTGAAGCTGCTCGCGACGGCCAGCGGCTCGCGAGGCATGGCTGGCGGCCAGGCGGTCGACCTGGACAGCACCGGCAAATCGCTCACGCTGCCCGAACTCGAGTTCATGCATATTCATAAAACCGGGGCGCTCATTCGCGCCGCGATACTGTTGGGTGCGTACTGCGGCAACAGTCTGGATGATAAACCGTTGGCGAGGCTCGATCATTTTGCAAAATACATAGGCTTGGCGTTCCAGGTGGTGGATGATGTTCTGGATGCGGAGGCGAGCACCGCAACTCTTGGGAAGACTGCGGGCAAGGATGCCGACAATAACAAGCCGACTTATGTGAGCGTGCTCGGAGTATCGGCAGCGCGTGAGCATGCAGAACAGCTGAAAAGCAATGCTATGAGAGCACTCGAGGATTTTGACGAAAGCAGTAACCGATTGCGTCAGCTTGCGGACTTTATAGTATTGCGGCAGTTTTAAGCACCGCATTGAACCGGGAAGCTATGCCCCGGTCATAATAGGTGTTGATATGCAAGTTATATACTCAACTATTGCGCCGCGTTATAATAAAAAACGGCAAAAAAGGATTCGACCATGAACTACCCCGATCCAGTAATATCTTCGATACCCGATGTACAAAGCACTCCGGATAAGCGCCATTTGCCCATAGACAAAGTGGGCATCAAGTCCATACGGCATCCGGTACGTGTTGCTGACAAAAGCGGCGGCGTGCAGCACACCATCGCCCAGTTCAATATGTACGTGGACCTGCCGCATGCCTTTAAGGGTACGCACATGTCGCGCTTTGTCGAAATTCTCAATAGCCACGAGCGGGAAATTTCGGTGGAGTCGTTCGAGAGCATCCTGCGCGAAATGGTGCAGAAGCTAGAAGCCAAGGCCGGCCATATCGAAATGAGCTTTCCTTATTTTGTGAATAAGTCGGCGCCGGTTTCCTCGGTGGAGAGTTTGCTTGACTACGATGTGACATTCATCGGAGAAATTTTTGACGACCACTATTACTTCACCATGAAGGTCGTGGTACCGGTCACCAGCCTTTGCCCCTGCTCGAAGGAAATTTCAGAGCGCGGAGCGCACAACCAACGCTCGCATGTGACGGTGACAGCGCGCACCCATGGCTTTGTGTGGATCGAGGAAATCGTGCGTTACGTGGAAGAAAACGCCTCAAGCGAGCTATACGGCCTGCTCAAGCGTCCCGACGAGAAATATGTCACCGAACATGCTTACGATAACCCCAGATTCGTCGAGGACATGGTGCGCGATATCGCCACGCGGCTTAATCGCGATGAGCGCGTCGACGCGTATATCGTCGAGTCGGAGAACTTTGAGTCGATCCATAACCATTCGGCCTATGCCCTGATTCAACGCGACAAGAAAAGGCATAGCGTGGCCGACGGCTTAATGCAGGCGCTGACTACTCAGTAGCGCTTCGTCAGTGTCATCTCCGAGCCTTCGCGTTTCATATCTACGCGGTTCAAAAAGCTCATCCCCATCAGCGCCATCGGCAGGTGTTCGCCCTCCTGCACCAACGCATCGACATTGTTGAGGGAGATATCTCCTATTTTTACGTTGTCCAGCGTTACTTTGTAGACCGGCACCGGGCCATTGGCGGTCGAAACCACGCCGCGTTGTCCTTTCAGGTAATTCAGGCCAATGCGCCTTGCTTCGCTGCTGTTTAGCGATAT
This genomic window from Burkholderiales bacterium contains:
- a CDS encoding aromatic ring-hydroxylating dioxygenase subunit alpha; amino-acid sequence: MSNLAQASVAAPVSSQLPVSWYFDPRIAQVEEAVLFERGPGYMGHELMVPNVGDYYVLDWLNEAKSLIHNPHGVELIGNICRHRQSIILKGRGNAKNLVCPLHRWTYALDGQLLGAPHFPTSPCLDLPKTSLTRWNGLLFSGCRNIGRDLVGLGVMKDFDFSGYLLDRVEVQEYAFNWKTFIEVYLEDYHVVPYHPGLGNFVDANNLKWEFGDWYSVQVVGVNRKLAKPGTPTYQKWHEAVLRYRSGEEPPYGAIWLTYYPNIMLEWYPHVLVISTVHPRGPEACTNIVEFYYPEDIALFEREFVEAEQKAYDETALEDDEICLRMTAGRKALYLAGENDAGPYQSPMEDGMQHFHEFVRRQLAGHI
- a CDS encoding exodeoxyribonuclease VII small subunit, which produces MPKTRPQTFESALTELEKIVASMEAGQLSLEESLAAYKRGAELLKFCQGALAEVQQQVKILEADTLKNFSGADDSNG
- a CDS encoding farnesyl diphosphate synthase, translated to MPTDDFQEWARTHQARTESTLGRVLPPSDVAPKRLHQAMRYSVLGGGKRVRPLLAFAAGEAAHADTERVAIAAAAVELIHVYSLVHDDLPCMDNDVLRRGKPTCHVEYDQATALLVGDSLQSLAFQLLSEYRLSDDPARQLEMLKLLATASGSRGMAGGQAVDLDSTGKSLTLPELEFMHIHKTGALIRAAILLGAYCGNSLDDKPLARLDHFAKYIGLAFQVVDDVLDAEASTATLGKTAGKDADNNKPTYVSVLGVSAAREHAEQLKSNAMRALEDFDESSNRLRQLADFIVLRQF
- the folE2 gene encoding GTP cyclohydrolase FolE2 — its product is MNYPDPVISSIPDVQSTPDKRHLPIDKVGIKSIRHPVRVADKSGGVQHTIAQFNMYVDLPHAFKGTHMSRFVEILNSHEREISVESFESILREMVQKLEAKAGHIEMSFPYFVNKSAPVSSVESLLDYDVTFIGEIFDDHYYFTMKVVVPVTSLCPCSKEISERGAHNQRSHVTVTARTHGFVWIEEIVRYVEENASSELYGLLKRPDEKYVTEHAYDNPRFVEDMVRDIATRLNRDERVDAYIVESENFESIHNHSAYALIQRDKKRHSVADGLMQALTTQ